One Anaerolineae bacterium DNA window includes the following coding sequences:
- a CDS encoding cellulase family glycosylhydrolase: MKRNIQSTGKRILIGCVVILLLFGSVWLTRHRLQMALFNLTGEESLLPQISGTVQYLLTRLQPPLQTADHLPAQHAQVNPYGVNTFLQNEVEPAKREQAMRLIARAGFKWIRQEFTWEDIEIHGKGDFEDRRHQPYQSAWEKYDHIVDLAEKYDLNIMARLSNPPAWTRAMTDTVGAFAPPDNLRDYGDFVETVVTRYKGRIPAYQIWNEPNIYPEWGEYPINAKEYTALLKEGYTRVKAVDPNAIVVMGALAATIELDRVRRYNSDGWPISPGGLSDVLFLQQLYDAGAAPYFDVLAMQGYGLWSGPTDRRMQPRVLNFSRPLYIRDVMARNGDAHKSIWLSELGWNAVPPESGIPPVYGQVTLEQQGRYAALAYQRMQKEWPWAGVGFYWFFKQADEREKESNPQYYFRMVEPDFTPLPVYESIKQQTGQRPLMYRGWQQSDHWAVTYRGNWQPVSHRQAVFGNALAGQTGDTATFTFVGNRLDIVTIGRGLLQARVDSQPPVKINLNQKATPTKTNIVNALSRQPRQIRLEVIEGPVLIDGYIVNAYPDLALTGGGIAGVIILAVSIWVIGKRYATT; encoded by the coding sequence ATGAAACGCAATATCCAATCTACCGGCAAAAGAATTCTCATCGGCTGCGTCGTCATCTTGCTCCTGTTCGGCAGCGTCTGGTTGACCCGCCACCGGCTGCAAATGGCCCTGTTCAACCTCACCGGCGAAGAGTCGCTCCTGCCCCAAATCTCGGGGACCGTCCAGTACCTTCTGACCCGCCTGCAACCGCCCCTCCAAACGGCCGATCACCTACCGGCGCAGCACGCCCAGGTTAACCCCTACGGCGTCAATACCTTTTTGCAAAACGAGGTGGAACCGGCCAAACGAGAACAAGCCATGCGCCTGATCGCCCGGGCCGGTTTCAAATGGATCCGGCAAGAATTTACCTGGGAAGATATTGAAATCCACGGCAAAGGCGACTTTGAAGACCGCCGCCACCAGCCCTACCAATCGGCCTGGGAAAAATACGATCACATTGTTGACCTGGCCGAAAAATATGATCTCAACATTATGGCCCGCCTCAGCAATCCCCCGGCCTGGACGCGGGCCATGACCGATACGGTGGGCGCATTTGCGCCCCCGGACAATTTGCGCGATTACGGCGACTTTGTGGAAACGGTGGTCACCCGCTATAAAGGCCGGATACCGGCCTACCAGATTTGGAATGAGCCTAACATTTATCCCGAGTGGGGCGAGTATCCCATTAATGCCAAAGAATACACCGCCTTGCTCAAAGAAGGCTATACCCGCGTTAAAGCGGTTGACCCCAACGCGATTGTGGTAATGGGCGCGCTGGCCGCCACTATTGAACTTGATCGGGTCCGCCGTTACAATTCCGACGGCTGGCCCATCAGCCCGGGCGGACTCAGCGACGTGCTCTTTCTCCAGCAGTTGTACGATGCCGGGGCTGCCCCTTATTTTGACGTGCTGGCCATGCAGGGTTACGGCCTGTGGAGCGGCCCCACCGACCGGCGAATGCAGCCTCGCGTGCTCAACTTCTCCCGGCCCCTGTACATCCGCGACGTAATGGCGCGCAACGGCGACGCCCACAAATCCATCTGGCTCAGCGAGTTGGGCTGGAATGCCGTGCCGCCGGAAAGCGGCATCCCGCCCGTGTACGGCCAGGTCACGCTGGAGCAACAAGGCCGTTATGCGGCCCTGGCTTACCAGCGGATGCAGAAGGAGTGGCCCTGGGCCGGGGTCGGCTTTTATTGGTTTTTCAAACAGGCCGACGAGCGGGAGAAAGAGAGCAACCCCCAATATTATTTCCGCATGGTCGAGCCGGATTTCACGCCGCTGCCGGTTTACGAGTCAATCAAACAACAAACCGGCCAACGGCCCCTAATGTACCGGGGCTGGCAGCAAAGCGACCACTGGGCGGTTACCTACCGGGGAAATTGGCAGCCCGTTTCTCACCGGCAGGCCGTTTTTGGCAATGCCCTGGCCGGCCAAACCGGCGACACCGCTACCTTCACCTTTGTGGGAAATCGCCTGGATATAGTGACCATTGGCCGCGGCCTGTTGCAAGCGCGGGTGGACAGCCAACCGCCGGTAAAGATCAACCTGAACCAAAAAGCCACCCCAACCAAAACAAATATCGTCAACGCCCTGTCCCGGCAACCGCGCCAAATTCGTTTAGAAGTTATTGAAGGGCCGGTATTAATTGATGGATACATAGTGAACGCCTACCCGGATTTGGCCCTTACCGGCGGTGGAATTGCAGGCGTGATCATTCTGGCGGTCAGTATATGGGTTATCGGGAAACGTTACGCAACCACCTAA
- a CDS encoding glycosyltransferase family 39 protein — protein sequence MGYRETLRNHLMRGERQRTRLARSFTLPLILLLAALLRFYQLAGQSLWADEGNSVALARRGFAEIVRRTAFDIHPPFYYWLLKIWTALFGSGEVALRSLSAVLGIGAVYLTWRLGCRLINERAGLIAAFLVAISPLSVYYSQETRMYMLLTFLGCLTVLLGLRLVDPPRPNRLMLAYIFTATAGLYTHYAYPVILIALNLAVLFYLIHPSPFALRRSQLPAWLGLQLIPLLFYLPWLPTAWRQLTTWPAAHIAISLREVLETISTTLLLGLSWPAAQGLLLTLILGLVLLIIPWPVRHGARVTSRLPYHSLLLLYLWFLLPISLTVIIFSPAFLKFLLVASPPLALLLALLIERTVSPPRPQAFSGDNTTAPRPAFPARYLIGGAFLLAISAASAVSLYHYYTHPAYARDNYRGLVNFVKAVGGPDDAVILHAEGQQDVFNYYFERDPQPLMPVYPLPRQRPPDKTATVNELQTIANNSQNIYAVYWATRQADPTGLIENWLNTNLYKATDQWYGNVRLVSYASPQQSLKDNLIPIDYRLGEHIRLTGYALSSTQPAPGEILQLALAWETETALAEPYTVFGQVLDPANHLVGQRDAPPLIPTSEWPVGESVPDAHGLFIEPGTPPGRHRLIVGLYHSETGRRLPVMAGGGTGGEQAPDFIELAEVEIIRRDTLLPPEAFNMQTPLNISLGQVTLLGYDLYKLGHRSTPKTPLHPGDPAHLVVYWLAHQPRPALKDSLTIQVVNNGGEPTPLSFTYPPAGVDYPNQKWTEGEIIRAQYDFFLRDLAPGIYRLRLTLDTTAATSPPVAVTQPFRVE from the coding sequence ATGGGTTATCGGGAAACGTTACGCAACCACCTAATGCGCGGGGAACGGCAAAGAACGCGCCTGGCCCGCTCTTTCACCTTACCCCTTATTTTGCTGCTGGCCGCCCTCCTTCGTTTTTATCAACTTGCCGGCCAATCCCTGTGGGCCGACGAGGGCAACAGCGTGGCCCTGGCCCGGCGCGGCTTTGCCGAAATTGTCCGGCGCACGGCCTTTGACATTCACCCCCCCTTTTACTACTGGCTGCTCAAAATTTGGACCGCCCTCTTTGGCTCCGGCGAAGTCGCGCTCAGGTCGCTATCGGCGGTGTTAGGCATAGGCGCGGTCTATTTAACCTGGCGGTTGGGTTGCCGGCTGATTAATGAACGGGCAGGCTTGATAGCCGCTTTTTTGGTCGCCATATCGCCGTTATCGGTGTACTACTCGCAAGAAACGCGAATGTACATGCTGCTAACATTTCTGGGCTGCCTCACCGTGCTGCTGGGCTTGCGCCTTGTTGACCCCCCCCGCCCAAACCGGCTGATGCTGGCCTATATTTTTACGGCCACAGCCGGGCTTTACACGCACTATGCTTATCCCGTTATTTTAATAGCCCTTAACCTGGCCGTGCTTTTTTACCTCATTCACCCTTCGCCGTTCGCTCTTCGCCGCTCGCAATTACCGGCCTGGCTTGGCCTGCAACTCATCCCCTTACTATTCTATCTTCCCTGGCTGCCCACTGCCTGGCGACAACTGACCACCTGGCCGGCGGCTCACATAGCTATTTCTCTACGCGAAGTTCTTGAAACAATTTCCACCACCCTGCTTTTGGGCCTTTCCTGGCCGGCGGCGCAGGGACTGCTACTGACCCTTATTCTGGGTTTGGTCCTGCTAATTATCCCCTGGCCGGTGCGGCATGGAGCGCGGGTCACGTCTCGGCTTCCTTATCATTCTTTGTTGCTTCTCTACCTCTGGTTTTTATTGCCCATAAGCTTAACCGTTATCATCTTCAGCCCGGCTTTTCTTAAGTTTTTGCTGGTTGCCTCGCCTCCTTTAGCCTTACTGCTGGCTTTGTTGATTGAGCGGACGGTCTCACCCCCCCGGCCCCAAGCTTTTTCCGGCGACAATACGACTGCCCCGCGCCCCGCGTTCCCGGCCCGTTACCTTATTGGCGGCGCATTCCTGCTTGCCATAAGCGCCGCCTCGGCCGTCTCCCTTTATCATTACTACACCCATCCCGCCTATGCCCGCGACAACTACCGGGGCCTGGTCAATTTTGTCAAAGCCGTTGGCGGCCCGGACGACGCGGTGATTTTGCACGCCGAGGGCCAGCAGGATGTCTTTAACTACTATTTTGAGCGCGACCCCCAGCCGCTGATGCCGGTTTACCCGCTGCCCCGCCAACGCCCGCCGGATAAAACCGCCACCGTGAATGAGCTCCAAACCATCGCCAACAACAGCCAAAACATCTACGCCGTGTATTGGGCCACCCGCCAGGCCGATCCCACCGGCTTGATTGAAAATTGGCTTAACACAAACCTCTACAAAGCCACCGACCAATGGTACGGCAACGTGCGACTGGTCAGCTACGCCAGCCCCCAACAAAGTCTCAAAGACAATTTAATTCCGATTGATTACCGTTTGGGCGAGCACATCCGGCTTACCGGCTATGCCCTCTCGTCTACCCAACCGGCGCCGGGCGAAATTTTACAACTGGCCCTGGCCTGGGAAACTGAAACCGCGTTAGCCGAACCCTACACCGTATTTGGGCAGGTTCTGGACCCGGCCAATCATCTGGTTGGGCAGCGAGACGCGCCGCCTCTCATACCCACTTCAGAGTGGCCCGTTGGAGAATCTGTGCCCGACGCGCATGGCCTTTTCATCGAGCCGGGCACGCCGCCGGGCCGGCATCGTTTGATTGTGGGGTTATACCATAGTGAAACCGGCCGGCGCTTGCCGGTTATGGCCGGAGGTGGCACAGGTGGGGAACAAGCCCCGGATTTTATTGAATTGGCAGAGGTGGAAATTATCCGCCGAGACACGTTGCTGCCGCCGGAAGCATTCAACATGCAAACGCCGCTCAATATTTCGCTGGGCCAGGTGACGCTACTGGGGTACGATCTGTACAAACTGGGGCATCGCTCCACGCCAAAAACGCCCCTCCATCCGGGCGACCCAGCGCATTTGGTAGTCTATTGGCTGGCTCATCAGCCCAGGCCGGCCTTAAAAGACAGCCTGACCATCCAGGTGGTTAACAATGGCGGAGAGCCTACACCGCTCTCTTTCACCTATCCGCCAGCGGGAGTTGATTATCCTAACCAAAAATGGACAGAGGGGGAAATCATTCGGGCCCAATACGACTTCTTTTTGCGGGATTTAGCGCCGGGGATCTATCGTTTGCGCCTCACTCTAGATACCACGGCAGCAACCTCGCCGCCCGTCGCCGTTACCCAACCATTCCGCGTGGAGTAG
- a CDS encoding SH3 domain-containing protein, whose product MNARQWSLAIVLILINYLIFATLFSRLLESDFNLNYATRTPIPTFTPAPAQPFIVVPTLTPPTPIPTPTATRVLSAPAVEDGAAPGENSSDSTASVPSSNQPSLVAPGAVNIRSGPGVNYGVIGTLNAGTAVSIVGRNADASWWQIEITTGIIGWVSDAVVSASNTGGVPVVETPPPPQPTTAEAQPAASNPSPKPQYQFEPTGWWDDGNQGLTRFYGNITDVNGNPVDGVFVRATCGDYATISYPSGPVGWGGYNESYDWPPGFYDITVDTKPVPCIWVLSIVETEDRKTVTAVLSEAIPVEVTMDKSIIVASWRKNW is encoded by the coding sequence ATGAATGCCCGGCAGTGGAGTTTAGCCATTGTTTTAATTTTGATCAATTATTTGATTTTTGCCACGCTTTTTAGCCGGTTGCTAGAATCCGACTTTAATTTAAATTATGCCACCCGCACGCCTATTCCCACTTTTACCCCGGCTCCGGCCCAGCCCTTTATTGTTGTGCCCACGCTGACCCCGCCCACGCCCATCCCCACCCCCACTGCCACCCGGGTTTTGTCTGCTCCGGCTGTCGAAGATGGGGCTGCCCCCGGAGAAAATAGTTCCGACTCAACGGCCTCTGTTCCCTCAAGCAACCAGCCCAGCTTGGTGGCGCCCGGCGCAGTGAATATTCGTTCCGGGCCGGGGGTCAATTATGGCGTGATTGGCACGCTCAATGCCGGCACCGCCGTGTCCATTGTGGGCCGCAACGCCGATGCATCATGGTGGCAAATAGAGATCACTACCGGCATTATTGGTTGGGTATCCGACGCAGTGGTGAGCGCCAGCAATACCGGGGGCGTGCCGGTGGTAGAAACGCCGCCGCCGCCTCAACCGACAACGGCGGAGGCCCAACCCGCCGCCAGTAATCCTTCGCCCAAGCCACAGTACCAGTTTGAACCCACCGGCTGGTGGGACGACGGCAACCAGGGCTTGACCCGTTTTTATGGCAATATCACCGATGTTAATGGCAATCCCGTGGATGGCGTTTTTGTGCGGGCCACCTGCGGCGATTATGCCACTATTTCCTATCCTTCCGGTCCGGTAGGCTGGGGCGGCTACAACGAAAGCTACGATTGGCCGCCCGGTTTTTATGATATTACGGTTGATACTAAACCGGTGCCTTGTATCTGGGTGTTGAGTATTGTTGAAACCGAAGACCGCAAAACAGTAACCGCAGTGTTATCAGAAGCCATCCCCGTTGAAGTGACCATGGACAAGTCAATCATTGTGGCTAGCTGGCGGAAGAATTGGTAA
- a CDS encoding ParA family protein: MATIITVANQKGGVGKTTTVANLGAALAEKKQRVLLIDLDPQSALTTIVGLNSDELNETIYNVLVEHKAIQDIIFDIAPNLDIVPANIDLAAAEMELISAFGREFILKEKLEGLRPQYDYILIDSPPSLGLLTLNALTAGDEVIIPLQAEYLAMRGMRFLLEMIDRVQEKANPNLKIRGILGTMYKSRTIHSEEVMQEIKSIFGDKVFPVVIKSSIRFAEAPVAQLPIIEYEPDHEGAQAYRKLAEVIVNGEKAG, translated from the coding sequence ATGGCAACCATCATCACCGTAGCCAACCAAAAAGGCGGCGTGGGCAAAACAACCACGGTAGCCAACCTGGGGGCGGCCCTGGCTGAAAAAAAGCAGCGGGTGTTGCTGATTGACCTGGACCCGCAATCGGCCTTGACCACCATCGTCGGCCTGAATAGCGACGAATTGAACGAAACCATTTACAACGTCCTGGTCGAACACAAAGCCATCCAGGATATTATCTTTGATATTGCGCCCAATCTGGACATTGTCCCGGCCAATATTGATCTGGCCGCTGCGGAAATGGAACTCATTTCCGCCTTTGGCCGGGAATTTATTCTCAAAGAAAAACTGGAAGGGCTGCGCCCTCAGTATGATTATATACTGATCGACTCTCCCCCCAGCCTGGGCTTGCTCACCCTGAATGCCCTGACCGCCGGTGATGAAGTGATTATCCCCCTCCAAGCCGAATATCTGGCCATGCGGGGCATGCGTTTTTTACTGGAAATGATTGACCGCGTTCAAGAAAAAGCCAACCCTAACTTGAAAATTAGAGGCATCCTGGGGACCATGTATAAAAGCCGGACCATTCACTCCGAAGAAGTGATGCAGGAAATCAAATCCATCTTTGGAGATAAGGTATTTCCGGTGGTAATAAAAAGTAGTATCAGATTTGCTGAAGCGCCGGTGGCTCAATTACCCATTATTGAATACGAGCCGGACCATGAAGGGGCGCAAGCATATAGAAAACTTGCGGAGGTAATCGTCAATGGCGAGAAAGCGGGCTAG